Part of the Spiroplasma turonicum genome, TAGTGTAAAAATAGAAAAACTTGACAATGAAACGTCACTTAACATAATTGAATATAAATGCAAGATAGCAAACATTAATTTATCTAGCGAAAGTAAAAAATACATCTCGTCTTTTTTTGGAACAGACGTGAGAAAGATAGAGGGTATAATAAACAAAATTGAATTCTATTTTATACAAAATAAACATAAACCTGGTGAATTGATAGATGTCGATTACATATCAAAAATTCTTGAAGATTATTCTTTTGCCCCAGGTGGAGAAATAACAGTTCAAAAAATAAAAGATGTTGTCAGTCAATACTATGGTGTTAATATAAAATCAATAGACAGTAGTATAAGGGTCCAAAATGTTGTAAAAGCAAGACATGTGGCAATGTATTTAACTGGTGAACTATTGAAAAAAAATTATTCTGAAATTGGACTTGCTTTTGGTGGAAAAGACCACACAACAGTCCTGAACGCATTTAATAAAATAAACAAATTTTTGAAAGAGGACAAGCTTTTCCGCTCGGCTTTGAAAAAAATAAAAAAGGATATAGTATCGTAAACTTTTTTCTAAAATAGCAGTAAAAAACTGTGGTTTTTAAGGTTATCCACATATTAATAGTATAATAATAATAATTTTAATAATTATATAATAGGAGGAAATATGTTCTTTAGTATAAATAGAATTGCTTTAATTGAAGAAATTAACAAGTGTAATCGGATTATAGATATTAAAACGCCTTCTCCATCTATTACAGGTATATTGATAGATGTAAATATAGATTCTTTGTCTCTAACTTCGACTAATACTGTTGTTTCAATAAAAAGTCTTGTTAGACTAAATGAAATGAATTTAAATATAAAGCAAGTTGGTAGTATGTTGATAAAAGGAAAATACTTCTTAGATATTTTAAAAAAAATGGATGATGATATTGTAAACATTTCTTGTGTTGAAAACAACGTTGCAGTTTTATCTGGTAAAAAACTTGAATTTTCTTTAAATATATTAGATTTTAATGAATATCCAAATTTAGCTTTTAGAGAAAAAGGTGACTCAATCAATGTAAATTGTTTTGACCTTAAGAAGGCTCTTAATCAAACAATAATTTCTGTTAACGAATGAAAACAAAAAATAGTTTTATCAGGTTTGAATTTTGCTTTGAAAGACGGGGCTTTTTATATAACTGGTACTGATGGATATAGGGTTTCAAGAAAAAGATTGAACTTTTGATCTACTAATATTGAAAATAAGTTTGAAACAAACATTCCGTATAGAAGTGTTTTGGAAATTATCAAACTTTTGCCAGATAATGGAGAGTGTAAAATTGTAATAGTTGATAGTTATACTTCTATTGTTATAAATAACACTGTTTTTCAAACTACAATCTTAGAAGGACAATTTCCTGATGTAAATGCTGTATTTCCAAGTGATTTTAATACAACAATATTTGTTGATAATAAAAAGTTTTTTAAATTAATTTCAAGGGCTGATTTACCAAATGATGATAATTCAATACCTGTTGTAAATATGATTCTTGAAGATGAAAAAATAATCATTAAATCAAGTATTCATCAAGTAGGTAGTTTTGAAGAAACATTTGAAGAATTTGAACTTAAAGGTATTGATAGCCAAAGCATTTCTTTTAATTCTAAATATTTAATTGATTCTTTAAAAACTTTTGAAACCAAAACTCTTGAAATCAACCTTATAGATTCTAAAAAACCAATAGTGATTTCTTCTGCTGAAGATGATAGTTTAAGTCAAATAATATTACCAATGTTTACAAGTTAATCATTAATGACATGCTTTATACATAATATGCTTTAAATGTTATAATTATTAGGTAGAAAAAAGGTTATTTATGAATAATAATTATAATGCAGATCAAATCCAAATTTTAGAAGGTTTAGAAGCGGTTAGAAAAAGACCGGG contains:
- the dnaN gene encoding DNA polymerase III subunit beta produces the protein MFFSINRIALIEEINKCNRIIDIKTPSPSITGILIDVNIDSLSLTSTNTVVSIKSLVRLNEMNLNIKQVGSMLIKGKYFLDILKKMDDDIVNISCVENNVAVLSGKKLEFSLNILDFNEYPNLAFREKGDSINVNCFDLKKALNQTIISVNEWKQKIVLSGLNFALKDGAFYITGTDGYRVSRKRLNFWSTNIENKFETNIPYRSVLEIIKLLPDNGECKIVIVDSYTSIVINNTVFQTTILEGQFPDVNAVFPSDFNTTIFVDNKKFFKLISRADLPNDDNSIPVVNMILEDEKIIIKSSIHQVGSFEETFEEFELKGIDSQSISFNSKYLIDSLKTFETKTLEINLIDSKKPIVISSAEDDSLSQIILPMFTS